The following is a genomic window from Collimonas fungivorans Ter331.
ATGACGTCAAAATCGAAATTCGAAAACATGATTAATGGCCTCCCGTGTTGGCGCTGCCGGCAGCAATGAAGCCAGGAATCGCGATCGCTTTTTCAAGCCAGCGCGCCAGCAGCAAGGCAATCCCCGAGATGATCACGTAGATCACGGTGGCGCCGGTGAGGGCTTCGAAAGTCTGGAAGGTGAATTCACGCATCGAGTAGGTAGCGGCGGTCAGCTCCACCAGGCCGATCGTCAGTGCGACCGAGCTGTTCTTGATGATTGCTGCAAATTCGTTGGTCAGGGACGGGATGATGATCCGGAACGACATCGGCAGCAATACGTAGCGATATGTTTGCGGCAACGTCAGACCGAGTGCAGTACCCGCCAGCTTTTGGCCACGGGGCAGTGCATTGATGCCAGCGGATACCTGTACGGCGATCCGCGACGACGTAAAAAAACCCAGCGCCAGGAAGGCGGTGATGAATGATGCGTTCGGCAGGCTCTTGAGCCAGTTGCCTATGCCCGCAGGGACGATTTCCGGCATCACGAAATACCAGAGGAACATCTGCACGATCAGCGGGATGTTACGGAATAATTCAACGTAGCCGTTGGCTACGCGCACTGCCCATTTGTTAGGCATGGTACGGATCGTACCGATCACGGTGCCGATGACCAGCGCCATGATCCAGGCCGACGCGGACAACGCAAGCGTCCACTTCAGGCCGGCCAGCAAGGTGTCCATGTAGGTGCTGACACCATCGGGAGACTCTTGCCAGAAGATGCCCCAGTTCCAGTTGTAATGCATATTAAGTCCCCTCTATTACTCAAATCTCCATCGTTGCGCTGTCAGCCGGCAGGCGCCGATTGTGCAACGCAGCAATTCAATTTCAGAAACAAAACGGGAGGCTTGCGCCTCCCGTTTCATTCTTATCGCCGTTCTTATTTTTTCTTCAACTTCAACGATTGTTTCTGCGCTTCAGGGACGGCAGCATAGGCAGCCGGATCGCCGGAATCGGTAGGCTTGGCAAACGCAGCCTTCAGCTCAGGGCTGATTGGCACGTTCAGGTTGATGCCCTTGGGCGGAATCGCCTTCAGGAACCATTTTGCGTAGATGTCGTTGATCTGGCCCGAGGTGTAGACATTGCTCAGTGCAGTGTCGACCGCTTTCTTGAACGGCAGGTCGTCCTTGCGCTCGATGATGCCGTACGGCTCGACCGACAGGGCTTCCTTGGTGATTTCGTAGTCGGCAGGCGCTCTCGAGCTGGCCGCCAGCGATGCCAGCAGGATGTCATCCATCACAAACGCCGTGGCGCGGCCGGTTTCCACCATCAGGAAAGCTTCAGCATGGTCTTTGGCAGCCAGGATGTTCATGCCGAGGTTGCGCTCGCCATTGAGGATCGTGACTTGCTTCAGGTTCGACGTGCCGGAAGTGGAAACGATGGTCTTGCCCTTGAGGTCGTCCAGCGTCTTGATGTTGGAAGATTTCTTGGCCAGGATACGGTTCGCGGTCACGTACATGGTCGGCGCAAAGGAAACGACCTTTTGGCGCTCTGCATTGTTGGTGGCGGAATCGCAGGACAGGTCGATGGTGCCGTTGGAGATCAGCGGGATACGGGTCGCCGAAGTCACTGGAACCATCTTCACGTTCAAGGCGGTCAGGCCGAGTTGTTTCTGAATGGCGGTCGCGGCTTTCAGGCACAAGTCGATCGAGTAACCTTGATACGATTGTTTGTCATCAAGGTAAGAGAATGGAATGGACGAATCGCGCACACCCAGGGTAATGGTGCCGGTATCCTTGATTTTTTTGAGTGTTCCGGTCAGTTCTTGCGCTTGTACGGAGCCAACCATTACTCCCAAGCCTAGCAAAGCGACGACCAATTTTGATGACATCATAACAACTCCCGTAAAAAAAATTATCTGTATAGTTTAACAAACTCGCTGCCACAGCAGCAGACTTAAACCTATGCTTATTTATTATTCTCACCTCTTCTTCAAAAACGCTTGTCTCCACCCTTGCTCATTTTGCATAAATTAACGATTACAGCCAATTCTGTTTACTTTCAGTTGCCAACCTGGTCCGACGGAAAGCGCAACGACTCCCTGAAAAGATAGCCCATGGGCATGTTCAACACGAGATTATTTTTTGCCGGGATCGGACTCAGGAACCACTTGGTGTATAACTTGTTGATCTCGCCATCGTGGATGATGCGCCCCATTTCACGGTCGACCACTGCCTTGTAGCTGGTATCGCCTTTCGGCAGCATGATAGCGTAAGGCTCGGTTGTCAAAGGCTCGCCGACAATGGCGTAGGCCGCAGGATCCTTGGCGGTAGCCTTCAGGCCGTACAGCAGCACGTCATCCATCACAAAAGCGTCAGCCGCCTTGTCTTCCACCATCTTGAACGATTCGTTGTGATCGCGTCCTTCCACTATGGTCATGTTCAGGGAACGGACCTGGCCACGGTCGACCAGCGATTTGACGCTGGTCGTGCCCTTGGTGGTCGCCACCTTCTTGTCGCGCAGGTCCGGCCAGTTCTTGATCTTGTCTTCCACCCGCACCAGCATGCGCGACGACGCCATGAAATGCGCAATGGTGAAACTGACCTGCTTGCGCCGTTCTGCGTTGTTGGTGGTCGAGCCACATTCCAGGTCGATTTTTCCGCTTGCGATCATGTCAATGCGATTAGATGAAGTCACTGGAACATAGACGATATTCAATTGCGGCAGTTTCAATTGTTGCTTCACCGCATCGGCAATCTTGAGACACAGGTCGATGGCATAACCCACCGGTTTTTTATCCTGGTCCACAAACGAAAACGGGAACGACGCCTCCCGGTAACCGATCGTGATGGTCTTGCTGTCGCGGATCTTCGTCAGCACATCTTCCGCATGAACAGCTGTTGCGGCGACGCCCAACGTTATCGCTAACACCATGCCCAGACCTGCATTGCACCACGCGGCCGCAATGCTTCCCTGGCCGCTCCTACCTTTCCCGATTCCCACGCTGCTCTCCCCGTTGACTTGCGCTGTCGATGGTGTTTTTATGCAATGAATATGCTTAATGCAATATTCAAGCCAGCTGTTTGCATGTCGGCGGCGACTGCCTTGGCGTCGCTCTTTTGCAGACAAGTCCCTGGATACGACCAGGGCCAGATGACACGCGCTCAGCTAAGGTTAAAGCTTGAGCGCGCGCAAAACATCCCGACTATAACGCAACATCAATCAAGGATACAAACCACGCATTTCACGCGCCTGCAGGACACGGGTACAGGCAACGATAAACGCAGCGGTGCGCAGCGATACCTTCTTCTCTTCGGCCAGTTGCCAGACCGCGGTAAACGCTTCGCGCATGATGCGGGTCAGGCGCAGGTTGATTTCATCTTCAGTCCAGAAGAAACTGGAGAAATCCTGCACCCATTCGAAATAACTCACCGTCACGCCGCCGGCATTGGCGATCACGTCAGGCACCACCAGCACGCCCTTTTCATGCAGGATGTCGTCCGCGGCCGGGCTGGTCGGGCCGTTGGCGCCTTCCAGGATGATCTTGGCGCGGATGGTCGGCGCATTCTCCACGGTAATTTGTTGCTCCAGAGCAGCTGGCACCAAAATATCGCAATCGACAGCCCAAAACTGCGCACGGTCGCTGATTTCTTCGCCGCCCTTGAAACCGGCGACGCTGCCGGTTTCATTGACGTGGGCTTGCAACGCCGCCACGTCGAGGCCGCTGGAACGCACCACGGTCGAGATATGGTCTTGCACCGCCACCACCTTGGCGCCGGCTTCCGAGAACAGCCGCGCAGCAATGCCGCCGACATTCCCGAAACCCTGCACCGCAATCTTGGCGCCGTGGATATCCAGGCCGCGCTTGACCGCTGCTTCGCAACCCACCACGAACACGCCGCGGCCGGTGGCTTCGCGCCGTCCCAGGCTGCCGCCCAGTGAAATCGGCTTGCCGGTGACCACGCCCGACGCGGTGCTGCCCTGGTTCATGGAATAGGTATCCATCATCCAGGCCATGATCTGTTCGTTGGTGTTGACATCCGGTGCCGGGATGTCCTTGTTGGGGCCGATGATGATGCCGATCTCGCTGGTGTAACGGCGCGTCATGCGCTGCAGCTCGCCTTGCGACAAGGTCTTCGGGTCAACCCGGATGCCGCCCTTGGCGCCGCCGTACGGCACGTTCACGGCCGCGTTCTTGACCGTCATCCAGGCCGACAGGGCCATCACTTCAGACAGCGTCACGTCCTGGTGGAAACGCACGCCGCCCTTGCCTGGGCCGCGCGAGGTGTTGTGCTGCACGCGATAGCCTTCGAAGTGGGCAATGGTGCCGTCGTCGCGTTCGATAGGGACGTCGACGATCAGCATCCGCTTCGGACGTTTCATGGTCTCGACCCAGCGGGCCAAGTTGCCGAGGTAAGGTGTTACGCGATCGATTTGTTCGAGGTAGTCGCCCCATGGGCCGATGCCATGTTGCGTGAGATAGGATGGAACTTCGTGCTTGATAGTCATATTTTTGCGCGCTCCTGGAAGTTGCAGACCGGCCCCCTGGTTAAGGACAGCAATAAGGACGACAGGGGAACTGACAGCGGGGGCTAAATCGATCTAGTGGCGAATCGTAGGACAACGGCACAGGGCAAAGCCAATGCTTTGTGCGCATGTAACTATGCATTTTTTGCATTGATATTAAAAATGCAATCCAAACATGGTGAGCATGGTTTTCGCGCAACGTCCTGCGTGCGCCGCGTGCCTGCAGTTCCGGGATTTATGCGAGCGCCGCCGGCGTTTTACGTTTTGCGTTTTTGGCGGCTTCCTTGGCTGCTTCTTTGGTTGCCTGTTCCTGCTGTTGCAGCAGGTAAGCCCATAACCGCGCCACCACCGGCTTGCCGGGCCGTTGCACGGTAGGACGTTCGCGGTAGAGGCGGATTTCCATGGTCGCTTCCCATTCGGGTGCGCTATCGTCGATCCTGTCGACCCTGGCCAGCTGCTTCAGCTTGACTTCTCGGGTCACCGCCGACTCCGGCAGGAAGGCCACGCCATGCCCTTCCAGCGCCATCATTTTCAAGCCTTCCGCCATGTCTGTCTCGTAGCGTTTTTCAAGGTAGAGCGGCTTCTTGGCGTCGGCCAGGATCAGTTCCACCATGCGCCCGAGGTAAGCATTGCTGGTATAGGACAAGAATGGCAAAGGCGCGCCTGCGCTGCCGGGAAAGACATAGTCCGGCACCCCGGCCTTGTTGCAATGGGCATACGCGCGCAGCACCTCGCTGCCCAGTGTGATCAGGTCGTAGCGGCCGGTATCGAGCTGCACCGGCTGGCGCGGATGGTGATAGCACAGCAGCAGGTCGCAGCCGCCGTCCACCATCGCCATCACGGCGTCATGCACGTTCAAGGCCAGCAGGCGCGTATTGAGCGGTCCGAAACCGTCTTCCAGCAAACGGATCCAGCGCGGCACGTAGGTCAGCGACAAGGTATGCGGCACGGCGAAATCCACCGTGCTCAACGCGGTCGGACGCTTGCCGCGCATCAGCGCACGGGCGTTGTTGATCTGGCCCAGCATCTCCAGCGCCTGCTCGTAAAACACTTCGCCGGCTGCGGTCAGCCGCGTCGGATAGGAGGTGCGGTCGATCAGGTCGGCGCCCAGCCACGCTTCCAGCGACTGGATGCGGCGCGAGAAGGCCGGCTGCGTGACATGACGCAATTCTGCGGAGCGGCTGAAACTATGCGTTTCCGCCAACGAAATGAAGTCTTCTAACCATTTGCTTTCCATGCCGCTATCGTAACGCGAGTCGGCGCGGCGGCATAGAAAATTGGCGGACCTGCGGCCGACAAGCTGCATCGGCGTTGTACTTCTGCACCTTGTACTTCTACATTACCTGCACCACGTTTTCAGGATACCCGCCGTCGATTCCCGGCGAAGGGCCTTCCACTTCTTCCGGATGCGCTTGCTGGCGCTGCCACATCTGCGCGTAGGCGCCGTCCGCCGCCAGCAGCTGGAGGTGGGTGCCGCGCTCGATGATGCGGCCGTGGTCCAGCACCAGGATCTGCGCCGCATCGGCGATGGTCGACAAGCGGTGGGCGATGACCAGCGTGGTGCGGTCCTTGGCGATTTCCTTGAGCTGCGCCTGGATCGCCTGTTCCGATTTCGAATCGAGCGCCGAGGTGGCCTCGTCGAAAATCAACAGCGCGGGATTTTTCAGCAAAGTGCGCGCGATCGCCACCCGCTGCTTTTCGCCGCCCGACAATTTTAAGCCGCGCTCGCCCACCATCGAATCGTAGCCGTCCGGCAGCGATTCGATGAAATCGTGGATATGCGCCGCCTTGGCGACCGCGACGATTTCCGCCTTGCTGGCGCCCGGCTTGCCGTAGGCGATGTTGTATTCGATGCTGTCGTTGAACAGCACCGTATCCTGCGGCACGATGCCGATCGCCTGGCGCAGCGAAGCCTGGGTGATGTCGCGCAAATCCTGGCCGTCGATCGTGATGCGGCCGTTGTTGATATCGTAAAAACGGAACAGCAAACGCGACAGGGTCGACTTGCCGGAACCGCTGTGGCCGACCACCGCGGTGGTGGTGCCGGCGGCAATCGTGAAATCGACGTCGAACAGGATCTGGCGCTTGCTCTCGTAGCTGAAATCCACATGCGCAAAACGCACTTGCGCGCCGCCGGTCAGCAGCGGCGGCGCCTGCACGGCGTCGGCGATTTCGCGATTCTCATCGAGCAGGTGGAACAGCCGCTCCATGTCGGCCAGGCTCTGCTTGATTTCGCGGTAGATGACGCCGAGGAAATTGAGCGGAATATACAGCTGGATCATGAAGGAGTTGACCAGCACCAGGTCGCCCAGCGTCATCTTGCCGTCGATTACGCCCTGCGTGGCGCGCCACAGGATCAGCGTCACCGCGATGGCGATGATCAGCGATTGCCCGGTATTGAGCAGGGACAGCGAGGTCTGCGATTTCACCGCCGCGGTTTCGTAGCGCATCAAGCCGTCGTCGTAGCGCCGCGCTTCGTATTCCTCGTTGCCGAAATACTTGACGGTTTCGTAGTTGATCAGCGAATCGATGGCCTTGGTGTTGGCGCTCGAATCGAGGGTGTTCATGGTGCGCCGGAAATGGGTGCGCCATTCGGTGACGGTGACGGTAAAAAAAATGTAGCTCACCAGCGCCACCGCGGTGATGCCGGCGAACCAGATGTCGTAGTGCAGCACCAGGTAACCCAGCACCAGCGAGATTTCGATCAGGGTCGGCAGGATGCTGAACAGCGCATACGACACCAGCGACGAGATGCCGCGTGTGCCGCGTTCGATGTCGCGCGTCATGCCGCCGGTCTGGCGGTTCAGGTGGAAGCGCAGCGATAGCGAATGCAGGTGGCGGAACACCTGCAGGGCGATGGTGCGCACCGCGCGCTGGGTGACGCGCGCGAACACGAACTCGCGCAATTCGGTGAACAGGGTGGTGCTCAGGCGCAGCGCGCCGTAGGCCGCCAGTATCCCCAGCGGCAGCACCAGCATCGCCTGCGGATGGCTGACCGTGATGGTCATGCTGTCGACCAGTTTCTTCAGCACCAGCGGTACGCCGACATTGGCCAGCTTGGCGCCCAGCATGAACAGCAGCGCCAGCGAGACGCGCCACTTGTAGGTCCAGAGATAGGGCAGCAAGGTCTTGAGCGTGGCCCAGTCGCTACGCTTTGGCTGGCCGCTGCCGGTAACTGCGGCGGGCTCTGGCGACGTGTAAGAATGGTGGCGCATAGGGTGACAATCGTAAAGAATGGTTTAAGCTACGGATACAAAACCAATTGTAGCTCTCAGGGGAAATAACCGATGACTGATCAAAACAACAATCAATTGCCACCCGACACCATGCCGCAGCTGCGGGTGATGCCGATGCCGTCCGACGCCAACGTGCACGGCGACGTCTTCGGCGGCTGGATCATGGCACAAGTCGACATTGCCGGCTCGCTGCCGGCCACCCGTCGCGCCAACGGCCGTGTCGCCACGATCGCGGTGAACTCCTTTTTGTTCAAGCAGCCGGTGTTTGTCGGCGACCTGCTGTCGTTTTATGCCGAGATCGTCAAGGTCGGCAATACTTCGATCACCGTCAACGTCGAGGTGTATGCCGAACGCAACCGGCTGCAGACGGAAGTCGTGAAAGTGACCGAAGCGACGCTGACTTATGTCGCCACCGACGCCCAGCGCAAGCCGCGTCAGCTGCCGCCGCTGGCGTCCTGACTCACATCCTTGTTTGCCCCGAGCTCGCTGGAGATGCTGGCCGCCGCGGCCTGCACTACCGCGATCAGTGACTGCATCCGTTCCAGCGGCATGTAAGGCAGGGTGCTGGACACGCTGATGGCGGCGACAATCGCGTGGCTGGCGTCGTAGATCGGCGCCGCCACACAGCGTATCGACGGCTCGTTGTCTTCCAGGTCGAAGGCATAACCGCCTTTGACGTATTCACGCATCTGGTCGCGGAACTCAATCCAGCTGCGCTTCGGCAATAAACCGGAAGCATGGCTGCTGGCGGCGCTGCTGCGCTTCTGGTACAAGCTCTTCCATTCCTCTTCGTCCATGCCCAGCATCAGAGCCTTGCCGACGCCGGTGGTGGCGATCGGCATCCTGTGCCCCACGCGCGAGCGCATTTCCAAACCCTTCTTGCCGGGAATCTTGTCCAGGTAGAGCACATCGTCGGCGTCCTGCAAAGCCAGGTGGATAGTGTCGCCCGACTGTTCGGCCAACTGCTCCAGGTAGGGCCGCGCCGCTATGCTTAGCGAGACTTCTTCGCGCGCCTGAAAACCTAGTTCAATCAGTTTCGGTCCGAGCATATAACCCGCGCTCGGCGTAAAGCGCAGATAGCGCTCCTGCACCAGGCAGTTCGCCAGCCGGTGGGTAGTGCTGCGCGTGGTGCCCAGCATCTGCGCGATCTGTTTCAGATCGCGCGCACCGCCAGCCACCGCCTGCAGTACTCCCAGCCCGCGTGTCAGGGTCTGGGTGCCGGTCGGTGCGGCAGCCGGCTCATCCGGATTGTCAGGCAACTCTGCCGAGTCCTGCGATTTGCGCATGATTAGAACCTGTCAGAAAATACCTAAGCTTACTTTTATATCCCATATATTGGGATATGATATCATATATTGACAGAAAATGGCAGCCGGAATAAAGTACGCCACATCACGGGGCACGCTGATCCTGCCTGTAATTTTTAAAACCAACCAACCCATGCCGCCTGCACCGCATCAAACGCACTTGATCGCCCTCGACTGGGGGACTTCATCGCTGCGCGCCTACCGGCTCGGAGCGCATGGCCAGACGCTGGAGTTGCGCGCCCTGCCCTGCGGCATAATGCAATTGCCGGCAGCCGCAAGCGGCGACAAAGCCGCGCTTGAAGCCGATTTTGAAGCCGCTTTCGAGCAAGCTTGCGGCGATTGGCTGCGCGCCGAACCAGGCACGCCGGTGATCGCGGCCGGCATGGTAGGCAGCCGCCAGGGCTGGCTGGAAGTACCGTACCTGGAAGTGCCGATCGCCGTCGACCGCATCGGCGCCAGCTTGAGCCTGCTGCGCAATCGCCATGGCCAGCCGATCCATCTGGTGCCGGGCCTGATCGAAAACGCCATGCTGCCGAACGTCATGCGCGGCGAAGAGACCCAGGTGGTCGGCGTGCTCAATGCCCTCAACCAGGACACGGCTGAGACCGATGTCCTGATCGGCCTGCCCGGCACGCATTCCAAGTGGGTGCAGATACGGCGCGCGGGCAAGCTATGCCAGCTAGCGCATTTCGATACGTTCATGACCGGCGAAGTGTTTGCCGCCTTGTCCGGCCATACCATTCTCGGTCGCGGCATGCAGGCTGGCGAAGGCAAGGACAAAGACGACGCGGGGGCCGGGCAGCAAGCATTTGAGCGCGGCGCCCTGGTGGCGCGCAGCGCAGCCGGCCAGGCAGGCGTATTGTCGACCATATTCAGTACGCGCACGCTGGGACTGACCGGCGTGCTGGACGGCGCCGGCCAGCGCGAATACCTGTCCGGACTGCTGATCGGCCACGAAATCGCCGCATTGCAAGCCATGTTGCGGGAACAGGGACGGCAGCCCTCGCAAGTGATGCTGGTCGGCGAAGCCGGCTTGTGCGCACGCTACACGCAAGTGCTGCGCGCCTATGATTTTGGGGCAGTCGAAGTCGTCGCCCAGGCCACCGAACGCGGCCTGTGGCAACTGGCGCTGACGGCTGGACTATTGAAACATGCCTAGCAGCGGGAATACCGGGAAACCATCATGTTAAGAAATGCAATGAAACAGTGCGGACTGATCGCCATTCTGCGCGGCGTCGAGCCGCATGAAGTAGCCGCGATCGGCCTGAAACTTTACGAAGCCGGCTTCCGCATCATCGAGGTGCCGCTCAATTCGCCGCAGCCGTTCGACAGCATCCGCAGCCTGCGCAATGCCTTGCCTGCCGACTGCCTGGTCGGCGCCGGCACGGTCCTGACGACCGACCAGGTAGCGGCAGTCAAGCGCGCCGGCGGCGAAATCATCGTCATGCCGCACAGCGACCCGGAAGTGATCGCTGCCGCCAAACAGGCTGGCCTGGCTTGTGCGCCGGGCGTCGCCACGGTCACCGAGGCATTCGCTGCGCTGGCCGCCGGCGCCGATGTCTTGAAAATGTTCCCGGCCGAGCAGCTGGGGCCGAACGTAGTCAAAGCATGGCGAGCAGTGATCCCGCGCGAAGTGGCGCTGCTGCCGGTAGGCGGCATCACGCCGGAAAACCTGGCAACATTCGTCAGCGCCGGCGCTTCCGGATTCGGCCTTGGATCGGCCCTGTACAAACCGGGGTTGAGCGCCGACCAGGTCGGCCAGAACGCCAACCGGTTTGTCGCGGCATGGTGTGCAATACAAGAAAATTCAAACACGGCAGAAACAGCGGAAACGCCAGAAATAAAAAATTGAACAGGAGACGAGCTTAATGAAGATCACCAAACTGACCACTTACATCGTACCGC
Proteins encoded in this region:
- a CDS encoding amino acid ABC transporter permease is translated as MHYNWNWGIFWQESPDGVSTYMDTLLAGLKWTLALSASAWIMALVIGTVIGTIRTMPNKWAVRVANGYVELFRNIPLIVQMFLWYFVMPEIVPAGIGNWLKSLPNASFITAFLALGFFTSSRIAVQVSAGINALPRGQKLAGTALGLTLPQTYRYVLLPMSFRIIIPSLTNEFAAIIKNSSVALTIGLVELTAATYSMREFTFQTFEALTGATVIYVIISGIALLLARWLEKAIAIPGFIAAGSANTGGH
- a CDS encoding amino acid ABC transporter substrate-binding protein, producing the protein MMSSKLVVALLGLGVMVGSVQAQELTGTLKKIKDTGTITLGVRDSSIPFSYLDDKQSYQGYSIDLCLKAATAIQKQLGLTALNVKMVPVTSATRIPLISNGTIDLSCDSATNNAERQKVVSFAPTMYVTANRILAKKSSNIKTLDDLKGKTIVSTSGTSNLKQVTILNGERNLGMNILAAKDHAEAFLMVETGRATAFVMDDILLASLAASSRAPADYEITKEALSVEPYGIIERKDDLPFKKAVDTALSNVYTSGQINDIYAKWFLKAIPPKGINLNVPISPELKAAFAKPTDSGDPAAYAAVPEAQKQSLKLKKK
- a CDS encoding amino acid ABC transporter substrate-binding protein, which translates into the protein MVLAITLGVAATAVHAEDVLTKIRDSKTITIGYREASFPFSFVDQDKKPVGYAIDLCLKIADAVKQQLKLPQLNIVYVPVTSSNRIDMIASGKIDLECGSTTNNAERRKQVSFTIAHFMASSRMLVRVEDKIKNWPDLRDKKVATTKGTTSVKSLVDRGQVRSLNMTIVEGRDHNESFKMVEDKAADAFVMDDVLLYGLKATAKDPAAYAIVGEPLTTEPYAIMLPKGDTSYKAVVDREMGRIIHDGEINKLYTKWFLSPIPAKNNLVLNMPMGYLFRESLRFPSDQVGN
- a CDS encoding Glu/Leu/Phe/Val family dehydrogenase; translated protein: MTIKHEVPSYLTQHGIGPWGDYLEQIDRVTPYLGNLARWVETMKRPKRMLIVDVPIERDDGTIAHFEGYRVQHNTSRGPGKGGVRFHQDVTLSEVMALSAWMTVKNAAVNVPYGGAKGGIRVDPKTLSQGELQRMTRRYTSEIGIIIGPNKDIPAPDVNTNEQIMAWMMDTYSMNQGSTASGVVTGKPISLGGSLGRREATGRGVFVVGCEAAVKRGLDIHGAKIAVQGFGNVGGIAARLFSEAGAKVVAVQDHISTVVRSSGLDVAALQAHVNETGSVAGFKGGEEISDRAQFWAVDCDILVPAALEQQITVENAPTIRAKIILEGANGPTSPAADDILHEKGVLVVPDVIANAGGVTVSYFEWVQDFSSFFWTEDEINLRLTRIMREAFTAVWQLAEEKKVSLRTAAFIVACTRVLQAREMRGLYP
- a CDS encoding LysR family transcriptional regulator — translated: MESKWLEDFISLAETHSFSRSAELRHVTQPAFSRRIQSLEAWLGADLIDRTSYPTRLTAAGEVFYEQALEMLGQINNARALMRGKRPTALSTVDFAVPHTLSLTYVPRWIRLLEDGFGPLNTRLLALNVHDAVMAMVDGGCDLLLCYHHPRQPVQLDTGRYDLITLGSEVLRAYAHCNKAGVPDYVFPGSAGAPLPFLSYTSNAYLGRMVELILADAKKPLYLEKRYETDMAEGLKMMALEGHGVAFLPESAVTREVKLKQLARVDRIDDSAPEWEATMEIRLYRERPTVQRPGKPVVARLWAYLLQQQEQATKEAAKEAAKNAKRKTPAALA
- a CDS encoding ABCB family ABC transporter ATP-binding protein/permease, whose product is MRHHSYTSPEPAAVTGSGQPKRSDWATLKTLLPYLWTYKWRVSLALLFMLGAKLANVGVPLVLKKLVDSMTITVSHPQAMLVLPLGILAAYGALRLSTTLFTELREFVFARVTQRAVRTIALQVFRHLHSLSLRFHLNRQTGGMTRDIERGTRGISSLVSYALFSILPTLIEISLVLGYLVLHYDIWFAGITAVALVSYIFFTVTVTEWRTHFRRTMNTLDSSANTKAIDSLINYETVKYFGNEEYEARRYDDGLMRYETAAVKSQTSLSLLNTGQSLIIAIAVTLILWRATQGVIDGKMTLGDLVLVNSFMIQLYIPLNFLGVIYREIKQSLADMERLFHLLDENREIADAVQAPPLLTGGAQVRFAHVDFSYESKRQILFDVDFTIAAGTTTAVVGHSGSGKSTLSRLLFRFYDINNGRITIDGQDLRDITQASLRQAIGIVPQDTVLFNDSIEYNIAYGKPGASKAEIVAVAKAAHIHDFIESLPDGYDSMVGERGLKLSGGEKQRVAIARTLLKNPALLIFDEATSALDSKSEQAIQAQLKEIAKDRTTLVIAHRLSTIADAAQILVLDHGRIIERGTHLQLLAADGAYAQMWQRQQAHPEEVEGPSPGIDGGYPENVVQVM
- a CDS encoding acyl-CoA thioesterase codes for the protein MTDQNNNQLPPDTMPQLRVMPMPSDANVHGDVFGGWIMAQVDIAGSLPATRRANGRVATIAVNSFLFKQPVFVGDLLSFYAEIVKVGNTSITVNVEVYAERNRLQTEVVKVTEATLTYVATDAQRKPRQLPPLAS
- a CDS encoding IclR family transcriptional regulator; protein product: MRKSQDSAELPDNPDEPAAAPTGTQTLTRGLGVLQAVAGGARDLKQIAQMLGTTRSTTHRLANCLVQERYLRFTPSAGYMLGPKLIELGFQAREEVSLSIAARPYLEQLAEQSGDTIHLALQDADDVLYLDKIPGKKGLEMRSRVGHRMPIATTGVGKALMLGMDEEEWKSLYQKRSSAASSHASGLLPKRSWIEFRDQMREYVKGGYAFDLEDNEPSIRCVAAPIYDASHAIVAAISVSSTLPYMPLERMQSLIAVVQAAAASISSELGANKDVSQDASGGS
- a CDS encoding 2-dehydro-3-deoxygalactonokinase — translated: MPPAPHQTHLIALDWGTSSLRAYRLGAHGQTLELRALPCGIMQLPAAASGDKAALEADFEAAFEQACGDWLRAEPGTPVIAAGMVGSRQGWLEVPYLEVPIAVDRIGASLSLLRNRHGQPIHLVPGLIENAMLPNVMRGEETQVVGVLNALNQDTAETDVLIGLPGTHSKWVQIRRAGKLCQLAHFDTFMTGEVFAALSGHTILGRGMQAGEGKDKDDAGAGQQAFERGALVARSAAGQAGVLSTIFSTRTLGLTGVLDGAGQREYLSGLLIGHEIAALQAMLREQGRQPSQVMLVGEAGLCARYTQVLRAYDFGAVEVVAQATERGLWQLALTAGLLKHA
- a CDS encoding 2-dehydro-3-deoxy-6-phosphogalactonate aldolase yields the protein MLRNAMKQCGLIAILRGVEPHEVAAIGLKLYEAGFRIIEVPLNSPQPFDSIRSLRNALPADCLVGAGTVLTTDQVAAVKRAGGEIIVMPHSDPEVIAAAKQAGLACAPGVATVTEAFAALAAGADVLKMFPAEQLGPNVVKAWRAVIPREVALLPVGGITPENLATFVSAGASGFGLGSALYKPGLSADQVGQNANRFVAAWCAIQENSNTAETAETPEIKN